Proteins found in one Triticum aestivum cultivar Chinese Spring chromosome 4D, IWGSC CS RefSeq v2.1, whole genome shotgun sequence genomic segment:
- the LOC123099961 gene encoding GDSL esterase/lipase At4g16230, which yields MSPSHELQSGMASLFTLLACIGALFAGAGAAVPPATFVFGDSLVDAGNNNYIATLSRANYAPNGIDFDGHQPTGRYTNGRTIVDILGQEMGLGGFVPPYMDPNTTGDVLFRGVNYASGGGGILNQTGSIFGGRINLDAQIDNYAKNRRDMMTQRGEVAAVSRLRGALFSVTMGSNDFINNYLVPVLSVPERAVTPPEAFINGMIAKYRQQLIRLYLLDARKIVVVNVGPIGCIPYLRDIMTTGAGACTEFPNQLAQSFNRKLRAVVTELGAGLGGSRFVYADVYRIVSDLIANYKSHGFEVADSACCYVGGRFGGLAPCGPTSSYCADRSKYVFWDAYHPSDAANVLIASRILDGDPADISPVNVRQLLFDDA from the exons ATGAGCCCTTCACACGAGCTGCAATCAGGCATGGCATCCCTTTTTACTCTACTCGCGTGCATCGGCGCGCtgttcgccggcgccggcgccgctgtTCCGCCAGCAACATTCGTCTTCGGCGACTCGCTCGTCGACGCCGGCAACAATAACTACATCGCCACGCTGTCCCGGGCGAATTATGCCCCCAACGGCATCGATTTCGACGGCCACCAGCCCACCGGCCGGTACACCAACGGCCGGACCATCGTCGACATACTAG GGCAAGAGATGGGGCTGGGAGGGTTTGTGCCGCCCTACATGGACCCAAACACCACCGGCGACGTCCTGTTCAGAGGCGTCAACtacgcgtccggcggcggcggcatactCAACCAGACCGGGAGCATCTTC GGTGGGCGTATAAACCTGGATGCGCAGATTGACAACTACGCCAAGAACCGGCGCGACATGATGACACAGCGCGGGGAGGTGGCAGCGGTGAGCCGGCTGAGGGGCGCGCTCTTCTCGGTCACCATGGGCTCCAACGACTTCATCAACAACTACCTCGTCCCCGTCCTGTCCGTGCCGGAGCGCGCCGTGACGCCCCCGGAGGCCTTCATCAACGGCATGATCGCCAAGTACCGGCAGCAGCTCATC AGGCTGTACCTTCTGGACGCCCGCAAGATCGTGGTGGTGAACGTGGGGCCGATCGGCTGCATCCCGTACCTGAGGGACATCATGACGACCGGGGCCGGGGCGTGCACCGAGTTCCCGAACCAGCTGGCCCAGTCCTTCAACCGCAAGCTGCGCGCCGTGGTGACCGAGCTGGGCGCCGGCCTCGGCGGCTCGCGCTTCGTCTACGCCGACGTCTACCGCATCGTCTCCGACCTCATCGCCAACTACAAGTCGCACG GGTTCGAGGTGGCGGACTCGGCGTGCTGCTACGTGGGCGGGCGGTTCGGCGGGCTGGCGCCCTGCGGGCCCACGTCGAGCTACTGCGCGGACAGGTCCAAGTACGTGTTCTGGGACGCCTACCACCCCAGCGACGCCGCCAACGTGCTCATAGCCAGCCGCATCCTCGACGGCGACCCGGCCGATATCTCCCCTGTCAACGTGCGCCAGCTGCTCTTCGACGATGCTTAG